A part of Perca fluviatilis chromosome 15, GENO_Pfluv_1.0, whole genome shotgun sequence genomic DNA contains:
- the ube2m gene encoding NEDD8-conjugating enzyme Ubc12, producing the protein MIKLFSLKQQKKDEESAGGNRTGAGGKKASAAQLRIQKDINELNLPKTCEINFPDDDDLLNFRLIISPDEGFYKGGKFVFSFKVGQGYPHDPPKVKCETMVYHPNIDLEGNVCLNILREDWKPVLTINSIIYGLQYLFLEPNPEDPLNKEAAEVLQTNRRLFEQNVHRSLRGGYVGATYFERCLK; encoded by the exons ATGATTAAACTCTTTTCCCTGAAGCAGCAGAAGAAAGACGAGGAATCTGCGGGAGGAAACAGAACAGGAGCCGGGGGTAAAAAAGCCAGCGCGGCCCAGCTCCGAATACAGAAAG aCATTAATGAGTTGAACCTGCCAAAGACGTGTGAGATCAACTTCCCCGACGACGATGACCTTCTCAACTTCAGACTCATCATCTCACCAgacgag GGATTTTACAAAGGAGGGAAATTTGTCTTCAGCTTTAAG gtAGGACAGGGTTACCCCCACGACCCCCCCAAGGTAAAGTGTGAGACAATGGTGTACCACCCCAACATCGACCTGGAAGGAAATGTCTGCCTAAATATCTTAAG AGAGGACTGGAAACCTGTGTTGACGATAAACTCCATCATCTACGGTCTACAGTATCTATTTCTA gAGCCAAACCCAGAGGACCCTCTGAACAAGGAGGCGGCTGAAGTTCTGCAGACGAACCGGCGGCTCTTTGAGCAGAACGTCCACCGCTCGCTGCGGGGCGGCTACGTGGGCGCCACCTACTTCGAGAGGTGTCTGAAATAA